Within Psychrobacter sp. AH5, the genomic segment TAGTCAATTCTCAGGGCGAACTCATCGTACCCCTTGGCATATACGACAATATAAAAATGCCTTATAGTAATGCAGACAATACCTTATTCACCGTGGTTAAAAATAAAAAGTATGGCTTTATTGACACCAAGGGTAGAGTAGTCATTCCTTTAATGTATGATTATGCTCAAAGTTTTGAAGAAGGTTTAGTCAGTGTGAGTAAGGAGGATAAATTCGGAATAATTGACCGTCAAAACCAAACGATAATTCCTTTTGAATATGAATATATTGATCTACTAAATAATTTAGATAGAGAGGATACAAATCAGTCTTTACTTTTTAGAGCAAAACTAAAAGATGATTATGCTTTGATTGACCAAAACAATCAGACAATTACCGATTTTGAGTACGATACCATTAGCGCTATTTATTATACAAATTTATTCATTGTCGGTAAACGGGATAAAGTGGGAGTAATTGATAATACAGGTAAATTAATCGTACCAATAAACTATAGATTTATTGAAGATACTCTTCAAAGTACTGACCCTTATGACTTTGAGTTACCACAAGCTTATATCCAAGCAACGCTAGAAGACAAAACGTATCTGTTTGATAAGACAGGTAAGCTTATGATGATAAAATAATCATAATTGAAATGAATTAAGCTTATCAAGTACTAGGTCTCTCACTATATTTCATTAAAATTTTTATAGTTGCCGCTATTCTTCTCTTAGAAGCTTTGCAAGATAACTGATATTGATTAAGTGTTCAATTTTAACCAGGTTTACTTTGATTCCTTTGGTTAGTCGTTAATACTGTTATATTTGGTTGAGCGATCTAAGGACAGCTTAAAGACGTGTACCTGTTTTGTATTGACGCGTTGATTAGACAGGCATACTGGCTTACCATTAAGTCTCTATATATCCTCATAATCAGAATAAGGAGAGTTATCATGTCGAACAAATCTGCTAACGAACAAGCTAAAGATGAAATCACCTTAAGTAAAAAGGCGAAAAAAAAGCTCAGTAAGCTGAATCTACAGCGTCAAAAACAACAAGATAAAATAGATAAAGTACGTCAAAAAGAGTTGGCTAAAGTAGATAAGCAGCGTCAAAAAGAGCAGGACAAAGTGGATAAGAAGATTCAGGCAATGATAGACGATATCAATCAAAAGGCATTAAAAAAGCAGCAAAAAATAGATACTAAGATTCAAAAAAGAAGAAATAAAATAGACAAAGCCGGTATCGAACAAGACCAACCATGGCAATACTAAAAACTTTAGAGAATATAATGTTTCTAAGTCAGTGTTTCTAAGTAATCGATAGTTCTTGTAGAGAAAGTCTTAAAACCTATTGTGTTATCTACCCAACTTAGCAGCTATTAAGTTGGGTTTTTCTTGTTATTTGATTAATTAGCGGCAATCAGATTGCCAGATATCTCAAGCGGTATCATATTGCCGACGATATTTGGAAAAGCTGTGACCCCATAACTATATCTATCGATGATTCCCGTAGCTTTAAATCTTAAAATAGGTTTTTGGGTGACAGGATCTTTTTCAACGTTGTTTAGTTTAACTTTTACCGTTAATGGCTTGGTTTGTCCTAACACCGTAAAGTTACCAGTGACATTCGCCTCTTTAGCATTAATCATACTGACCTTTTTTGAGACAAAAGTCATCGTTGGATACTGTGCGCTATTAAGTAGCTCTTTACGGCGCAAAAAAGCATTACGCAGATTGCCGCCAGCATCGATACTATTAGTCTTTACAGTAAAGTTAATAGTGGTGCTGGTTGGATTTTTGACATCGTAATTGATAGTACCATTCAGCTGATTGAACTGACCTTCAACCACTCCTTTGCCTAGATAGGCGACCTTAAAATCTACATTGGTTTTTGGTACATCTAGCTTCCATTTTTGCGGAGTAGAGGCTAGTGCCATCATCGGTAGAGGGAGTAGTAGACCGGCAATTAGCGTCGGTTTTAGTAAATGGGTAGTAAGACTAGACATAGATAAGATCCGAGGAGCGGTTTTATAATAAGGATAAATTAAGGTAGAGTGCGCTGTATAGCCTAACAAAAGTCAGCCTAATTTTGTAGTGAAAAACGCTTAAATAGCATAGCGTATTTAGTTGATTACCTTGTACTATTAAGGTGAGGCTTATAACTAAAGCGCCGCTTCTATTACTGACTAATTGTTGCTACCTTTACTTTCTTCAAACCTATAAAACCAGTTTCTTAACTGTCATGGCTCACTAAATATAATTGACAGCTAGCCATAAATTTCTTCTAAGCGTAAACAGGCGACTAAGCGACCTTCCCATTCGCGTAGTTTTGGTTCAATCTCACTACACTTAGGTTTGGCATAAGGACAGCGTTTATGTAGCGCGCAGCCGCTAGGAGGATTAAGCGGGCTAGGCAGCTCTCCTTGTAGCGTCAGATCGTTCTTTTTTCCGGCAACCGTTGGCGCAGCGGCTAATAGCGCTATAGTATAGGGATGTTTAGGAGCGTTATAAATAGCCTCTTTAGGACCATGCTCAACTGCCTGTCCTAAGTACATGACCATCACATCATCAGCGACATGGCGCACGACTGATAAATTATGCGAGATAAAAACATAAGCAGTATGGTACTCGTCCTGCAAGTCCATAAATAAATTGAGTACCTGCGCCTGAATGGACACATCTAGCGCTGAGGTCGGCTCATCCGCGACCACAATTTTAGGATTGAGCATCATGGCGCGCGCAAGAGCGATACGTTGACGCTGTCCGCCTGAAAACATATGAGGATAGCGCCCGGCATGTTCAGGACGTAGACCGACGTTTCTCATCATCTCATTAATTTTATCGCGTTTCTCTTGCTTTGACAGCTTAGTATGAATATCTAGCGGTTCTGTCAATTGATAGCCAATAGTATGCCGCGGATTTAGGCTGCCATAAGGGTTTTGAAAGACCATCTGGATCTCAGTACGTACCTCTTTTAGCTCGCCTCTACTATAGCGAGTAGTGCCCTCATCGTTGATAAACAATTCGCCACTAGTCGGCTTTTCAATCAAAGTGAGCTGGCGAGCAAGGGTAGATTTACCACAGCCTGATTCGCCAACGACTGCTAATGTTTTACCTGCTCTTAACTCAAAAGACACACCATTTAAGGCTTTGACATAAGCTTTAGCTTTGCCTAAACCTTGAGATACGGGATAGTGTTTATGTAGGTTGACCGCTTTTAATACTACTTTGTTATTCATGCTTCAGACTCCAAAGCAGCAGTTTGTGAAGAGGTATCAGAATTATTAGGCAGATGATTATGGATGCAGCGCACTTTGCCATTGGGTGTATCTAAGATAGGCGGTGGTACTTCACAAGCGGGCTGTTTATAAGGACAACGCGGCGATAATAAACAGCCACTTGGGCGATCATATTGACTTGGCACTACGCCTGGTAGACTGTTTAATCTATCTTGACCAATAGCTAACTCAGGAATAGCTTGCAGTAGCGCTTCAGTATAAGGATGCGCCGGATGCTGAAAAATCTCTGGAACGGTACTAGTCTCGACCACTTGTCCTGCATACATGACAGCGACATCACGTGAGTTTTGCGCAACTAGTCCTAAATCATGAGTAATTAATACCATCGCCATTTGTTTTTCGCGTTGCAGGCGGCTAAGCAGATCCATAATTTGTGCTTGTACCGTCACATCTAGAGCAGTCGTTGGCTCATCAGCAATAAGTAGTTTAGGCTCACAAGCCAAAGCCATAGCAATCATCACGCGCTGACTCATACCGCCCGATAGCTGATGCGGATAGACTTTGAGCCTATTGTGAGCATCAGGCATCTCAACCAAATCAAGTAGCTCTAAGCAACGAGTGCGCACTGCAGAGCCACGTAGCCCTAGATGTTTACGCAAGACTTCGCCTAATTGCATCTCGACAGTGAAGCTAGGATTTAAGCAGGACATAGCATTTTGAAAAATCATCGAGATGTCTTTACCAATGATGGCGCGCTTTTGTTTTGCTGAGGTACTAAGCATGTCTATATTATTGAACATAACTTTTTTGGCACGTACGCTGGCCGAAGGGGGAAGCAGTCCCATTATTGCCATCATAGTGACAGACTTGCCAGAACCGGATTCACCGACGACTGCAATGACCTCACCTTGCTTGATAGTCAACGACACATCATCGACCGCCCGAAAAGCCCGAGCGCCTTTACCAAAGGTAACTGAGAGGTTTTCGATATCAAGCAATAACGAGGAGTCTTGCGCTAATTCTTTTGTCGATGAAGCGTTTAAGATTGTTGAGTTAGCAGACGTTGAGTTGGTATTAGTATCACTCATCTTAAGTTACCTGTTTCAGTTTTGGATCTAAGGCATCACGTAGACCATCACCCGTTAAGTTGATAGATAAGGCTGCTAAGAAAATAGCGACACCAGGCCAAATAGCTAGCCATACGTTACTTTGGATATACTGACGCGCGGTACCGAGCATCGCGCCCCATTCAGCATCGGGCGGCTGTACCCCAAAACCTAGGAAACCAATAGCGCCTGCCTCCAAAATAGCGGATGAGAAAATCATAGTCGCCTGTACTATAAGCGGCGCCATACAGTTGGGTAAAATCGTCACAAACAATAAGCGCAGCACCCCTGCACCCATCACTTGCGAGGCCACAAAATACTCACGCTGTAGCTCGACCATAGCAGTGGCGCGAGTTAAACGGATAAAAGGTGGTGTACAGACTAAAGCAATGGTAATAATGGTGTTGGTCATCGATGGCCCTAAAATAGCAGCGATTATAATGGCTAGCAGTAGACTTGGATAAGACATCAAAATATCATTCACTAGCATTACTGCTTTGCCCCAAACCTTTGGCCAAAACGCTGCACTAAGCCCCAAAGACACACCCACTAACATGGCAAGTGTAGTGGCGCTAAGACCAATAAATAGCGAATATCGCGCTCCATACATAACTCTCGATAAGGTATCGCGGCCAGCATCATCAGTCCCTAACCAAAATAGACTATTGCCGCCCTCCAAAAATGCCGGTGGCAATTGCTCTTGTCCAGTAAACAGCTCATAAGGGTCATGCGGAGCTATAGCAGGGGCAAGAATGGCGATAATAACCATTAATACTAAGACTAAAAGACCTAGTACAGCGCCTTTATTACGATAAAAAGTCGCTACAAATAGCTGCCAAGAGGAGGGCGGTGTGGCTGCAGCCAATTCGATATCAGAGGGAATAACAGTAGTCTTCATGGACAATTCCTATAGTGGCTTATGCTGCAATATTCATATCAGAAATAATGTAAACGCTAAGATCACTAGGGGTAATAAATAATTTAGGTTAAGAAGTATGACGAATTCGCGGATTGATAAGTCCATAGAGAATATCAATAAACAAACTTACCAAAATCAGTGCGGTGGCTACCAACAAGATCCCATTTTGCACAATAGGATAGTCACGGGTAAAAAAGCCATCGAGTAGCCAATTACCAACACCCGGCCAACTGAAAATAGTCTCAGTAATAATCGCGCCAGCTAGCAGGGTTGCCATTTGTAAGCCCACTACCGTCACTACAGTAATCAATGCATTACGCATCACATGTACTAAGATAACTCGGCTTGGTGACAAGCCCTTGGCGCGCGCGGTACGTACATAGTCTTCGTCCAATACCTCTAGCATAGCTGAACGTGTCATGCGCGCGATCATCGCTAAAGGAATGGTGGATAATGCAATAGAGGGCAATATAAAGTGCTTGACCACATCCCAAAAAGCGCCTGGCTCTCCTGAGGTTAATGAGCCAAGTAGCCACGAGCCATACAAAGGTTTGACATCCAAAAACTGCGCTACAGAGATGACACCAGCTACGGGTAGCAGGCCTAAATAGTGAGCAAAGATACCCGTTAGAATAGGCCCTAATAAATATATTGGCATGGAATAACCTGCCAATGCCCCTGACATTAAAGTATAGTCAATCCAAGTCCCCCGACGCAAAGCGGCAAAAATACCTAAGCTGATACCCACGACACTAGCAATAAAGATAGCGCAAATAGCCAACTCTAAAGTCGGTACAAAATGAAGAAAGAAGTCAGGAAGCACAGGGGTTCGCGTACGAAAAGATTCGCCGAAGTCGCCTTGTAAGATACCTGACAAGTAATTCCAGTATTGCACAATAAGCGGTTGATCAAGACCTAGCCTTTCAAGGGCACGAGCATGAAGCTCAGGGTCGACCATACGTTCGCCCATCATAATCTCAACAGCGTCTCCAGGCACTAGACGAATCAAAGTAAAAGTCGATAGCGTTAAGCCAATATAGACCGGAATTAAAATAGCAATCCGTCGTAGAATGTACAATAGCATAGGCTACTCAGTATTTTTTATGTCAATAACAGGATAAAAATAGCGTCAATTAAACAAATTCGGCTGGAACAGAATATCTGATCCAGCCGAACATAAATCTCATAACAGTGGATGTCGTACCGGAGCTTGTTAATATCGATTATTCAACGCTAACCCCATCAAAGCGAATAGAGCCAAGAGGACTGATCTTGTAATCTTTAACATTAGGCGCGGTAAACACTGTGACTACCGAATGCGCCATAGTGGTCCAAGGCAGTTCTTGCTTGAATATTTGCTGCGCTTTTTTGTAGTCCTCTACACGCTCTGCTTGATTGGTGTTTTTACGAGCATTAGTGACTAAAGTGTCAAAATCTTTATTACACCAGCGCGAGTAATTATTGCCACCGACCGCTGAGCATGATAATAAAGTACCCAACCAGTTGTCTGGATCGCCATTGTCACCAGTCCAGCCCGCTAGAATAACATCAGGCTCGCCTTTGGCCGCACGGTTGAGGTATTCGCCCCACTCATAAGTCACAAGCTTGGTATCAACCCCAATTTTAGCCCAGTCTGCTTGTAGCATCTCTGCCATTAGCTTAGCGTTAGGGTTATAAGGGCGTTGTACTGGCATATACCATAAGTTAATAGCAAGGTTATCAGCGCCGGCCTCGGCCATTAAAGCTTTGGCTTTTTCGACATCATAGCTAGCGTCTTTTAGCGACTCATCATAACCCCACTGTGTTGGCGGCATAGGGTTGGTGGCTTTTAGCCCCTCAGTTTGATACACCGCTTGAACGATAGCGTCTTTATTAATCGCCATATCTAAAGCTTGGCGAACTCTTACATCGCTAAGTTTTGGCTTTTCTACGTTATAGCCGACATAGCCTAAGTTGAAGCCTGGCTGATCGAGAACGGTCGCCTTGCCTGAGCTTTTAACAGACTCGATTTCAGCAGGTTTAGGGTAGGCTGAGACATGACATTCGCCAGCTTGAACTTTTTGTGCGCGTACCGCTGAGTCTTTGGTGATCACAAACACTAAGTTATCGATA encodes:
- a CDS encoding peptide ABC transporter ATP-binding protein; the encoded protein is MNNKVVLKAVNLHKHYPVSQGLGKAKAYVKALNGVSFELRAGKTLAVVGESGCGKSTLARQLTLIEKPTSGELFINDEGTTRYSRGELKEVRTEIQMVFQNPYGSLNPRHTIGYQLTEPLDIHTKLSKQEKRDKINEMMRNVGLRPEHAGRYPHMFSGGQRQRIALARAMMLNPKIVVADEPTSALDVSIQAQVLNLFMDLQDEYHTAYVFISHNLSVVRHVADDVMVMYLGQAVEHGPKEAIYNAPKHPYTIALLAAAPTVAGKKNDLTLQGELPSPLNPPSGCALHKRCPYAKPKCSEIEPKLREWEGRLVACLRLEEIYG
- a CDS encoding ABC transporter ATP-binding protein, translating into MSDTNTNSTSANSTILNASSTKELAQDSSLLLDIENLSVTFGKGARAFRAVDDVSLTIKQGEVIAVVGESGSGKSVTMMAIMGLLPPSASVRAKKVMFNNIDMLSTSAKQKRAIIGKDISMIFQNAMSCLNPSFTVEMQLGEVLRKHLGLRGSAVRTRCLELLDLVEMPDAHNRLKVYPHQLSGGMSQRVMIAMALACEPKLLIADEPTTALDVTVQAQIMDLLSRLQREKQMAMVLITHDLGLVAQNSRDVAVMYAGQVVETSTVPEIFQHPAHPYTEALLQAIPELAIGQDRLNSLPGVVPSQYDRPSGCLLSPRCPYKQPACEVPPPILDTPNGKVRCIHNHLPNNSDTSSQTAALESEA
- a CDS encoding YceI family protein, with the protein product MSSLTTHLLKPTLIAGLLLPLPMMALASTPQKWKLDVPKTNVDFKVAYLGKGVVEGQFNQLNGTINYDVKNPTSTTINFTVKTNSIDAGGNLRNAFLRRKELLNSAQYPTMTFVSKKVSMINAKEANVTGNFTVLGQTKPLTVKVKLNNVEKDPVTQKPILRFKATGIIDRYSYGVTAFPNIVGNMIPLEISGNLIAAN
- a CDS encoding ABC transporter permease subunit, whose translation is MLLYILRRIAILIPVYIGLTLSTFTLIRLVPGDAVEIMMGERMVDPELHARALERLGLDQPLIVQYWNYLSGILQGDFGESFRTRTPVLPDFFLHFVPTLELAICAIFIASVVGISLGIFAALRRGTWIDYTLMSGALAGYSMPIYLLGPILTGIFAHYLGLLPVAGVISVAQFLDVKPLYGSWLLGSLTSGEPGAFWDVVKHFILPSIALSTIPLAMIARMTRSAMLEVLDEDYVRTARAKGLSPSRVILVHVMRNALITVVTVVGLQMATLLAGAIITETIFSWPGVGNWLLDGFFTRDYPIVQNGILLVATALILVSLFIDILYGLINPRIRHTS
- a CDS encoding ABC transporter substrate-binding protein, coding for MQKSLFKLTLMASVILGVSACSGDNKTAESGASADAKAAKTLIYCSEGSPAGFDPAQYTAGTDFDASAYPIYNALVEFERDSTEIKPALAESWEISEDGKTYTFNLRKGVKFGKTDYFTPTRDFNADDVVFTLKRITDPDFEFNKAYPAEFPYSVGMELPDNIANIEKVDDYTVKVTLNNVNAPFLQNLAMAFAYINSAEYADNLVAAGNAADLNTKPVGTGPFVFTSYQKDSQIRYTKNPDYWNKDDIHIDNLVFVITKDSAVRAQKVQAGECHVSAYPKPAEIESVKSSGKATVLDQPGFNLGYVGYNVEKPKLSDVRVRQALDMAINKDAIVQAVYQTEGLKATNPMPPTQWGYDESLKDASYDVEKAKALMAEAGADNLAINLWYMPVQRPYNPNAKLMAEMLQADWAKIGVDTKLVTYEWGEYLNRAAKGEPDVILAGWTGDNGDPDNWLGTLLSCSAVGGNNYSRWCNKDFDTLVTNARKNTNQAERVEDYKKAQQIFKQELPWTTMAHSVVTVFTAPNVKDYKISPLGSIRFDGVSVE
- a CDS encoding ABC transporter permease subunit → MKTTVIPSDIELAAATPPSSWQLFVATFYRNKGAVLGLLVLVLMVIIAILAPAIAPHDPYELFTGQEQLPPAFLEGGNSLFWLGTDDAGRDTLSRVMYGARYSLFIGLSATTLAMLVGVSLGLSAAFWPKVWGKAVMLVNDILMSYPSLLLAIIIAAILGPSMTNTIITIALVCTPPFIRLTRATAMVELQREYFVASQVMGAGVLRLLFVTILPNCMAPLIVQATMIFSSAILEAGAIGFLGFGVQPPDAEWGAMLGTARQYIQSNVWLAIWPGVAIFLAALSINLTGDGLRDALDPKLKQVT
- a CDS encoding WG repeat-containing protein, translated to MNKWVLLITLICTAQAVQANDDCVKPTTQQKFDYVECINKKGIARVGNIVQTALGDFPYPLGLVDASGKIILPVDYHSIDFPSQWNYDSYLDDLPDGLILVVKRDLQNNAMFGNLGMQDKYGLVNSQGELIVPLGIYDNIKMPYSNADNTLFTVVKNKKYGFIDTKGRVVIPLMYDYAQSFEEGLVSVSKEDKFGIIDRQNQTIIPFEYEYIDLLNNLDREDTNQSLLFRAKLKDDYALIDQNNQTITDFEYDTISAIYYTNLFIVGKRDKVGVIDNTGKLIVPINYRFIEDTLQSTDPYDFELPQAYIQATLEDKTYLFDKTGKLMMIK